A part of Solenopsis invicta isolate M01_SB chromosome 2, UNIL_Sinv_3.0, whole genome shotgun sequence genomic DNA contains:
- the LOC105197447 gene encoding mitochondrial import receptor subunit TOM40 homolog 1, translating to MGIVQALINKRNELFMTPINLEEPLCIPCFEEVDWKPGNPGSFEDLHAKTKELYPQNFEGAYLLLRKTLSKHFNVTYRLTLSSVTPYGLKFGANYVGTKEVGFTEKYPVISGEITPSGNMSASFVHTLGCRYRFKLATQIVDKKYRAFSSGLEYRSDDCTAALTLANPDLTRLHGTLVLHYLQAITPRITLGTELAYLRGSLIPGGQQTVMCAAFRHSTGPTTLSATFGEAGIHVCYHRKASEQLQLGVEIETNTRIQESVGTIVYRVDIPYADFICRGFVNSETSMGAVFEKRLSPIPGASLIISGFLNHKKQQFRIGVGLNVG from the coding sequence ATGGGTATCGTCCAAGCGCTTATCAACAAACGCAACGAACTCTTCATGACCCCAATCAATCTGGAAGAACCACTGTGCATTCCTTGTTTCGAGGAGGTGGACTGGAAGCCCGGTAATCCCGGCAGCTTCGAGGACCTCCACGCGAAAACCAAAGAGCTCTATCCGCAGAACTTCGAGGGCGCGTACTTGCTGTTGAGGAAAACCCTGAGTAAGCACTTCAACGTGACTTACAGGTTGACCCTGAGTTCCGTGACACCGTACGGCCTCAAGTTCGGCGCGAATTATGTTGGCACCAAGGAGGTGGGATTCACGGAGAAATACCCAGTGATCTCGGGCGAGATCACACCCAGCGGTAACATGAGCGCCAGCTTCGTGCACACTCTCGGTTGTAGATACAGATTCAAGCTTGCTACGCAGATCGTCGATAAAAAGTACAGAGCGTTCAGTTCCGGTTTGGAGTATCGCTCGGACGACTGTACTGCGGCGCTCACCCTGGCGAATCCAGATCTCACGAGGCTGCACGGCACGCTGGTGTTGCACTACCTGCAGGCGATCACGCCGAGGATTACTCTTGGTACGGAGCTCGCGTATCTACGCGGCTCCCTGATACCTGGCGGCCAGCAGACGGTGATGTGCGCTGCGTTCCGGCACAGCACCGGTCCTACTACGCTGTCCGCAACGTTCGGCGAGGCCGGCATCCACGTCTGTTATCACCGAAAGGCGAGTGAGCAGTTGCAGCTCGGCGTCGAGATCGAGACCAACACGCGGATACAGGAATCCGTGGGCACGATTGTGTATCGCGTAGACATCCCATACGCGGACTTTATCTGCCGGGGATTCGTCAACTCGGAGACCAGCATGGGCGCCGTGTTCGAGAAGAGGCTGTCCCCGATCCCCGGGGCCTCGTTAATCATAAGCGGCTTCTTGAATCACAAGAAGCAACAGTTCCGCATCGGCGTCGGTCTGAACGTCGGCTAA
- the LOC105197448 gene encoding uncharacterized protein LOC105197448, with the protein MRNVFCIFALLCTSVYAFDVTDPSRDLERLVNVQKVVAEALLRSLQFFQQETTQKLEIKLNELKTEALVDIHTTINTAFEQVNLAINKGKEEGKSVNQCEAYARNKLEMKNTNAIAGLDTCAQNGHTAMEEPLANVAKSVEAVQKLLIDLDVIVPNCYSPSFIKMRACVVANLYLTRSSLKRIESNAKQVTGTAAVTYAKTIIDVRSCIAINTSDVRTSSTNIIIFTDNCIRNAPKDILKPTTNLYPFYLSNFALN; encoded by the exons ATGAGGAACGTTTTTTGTATCTTCGCACTGCTGTGCACATCAGTTTAC GCATTTGATGTGACAGACCCCTCGCGCGATCTCGAACGATTGGTGAACGTACAAAAAGTAGTCGCCGAAGCTTTACTTAGAAGTCTACAGTTTTTCCAGCAGGAAACAACGCAGAAACTTGAGATAAAACTTAACGAATTGAAAACTGAAGCTTTGGTTGATATCCATACTACTATCAATACAGCATTTGAACAAGTCAAT TTGGCTATCAACAAGGGAAAAGAAGAGGGTAAAAGCGTAAATCAATGTGAGGCTTATGCGAGGAATAAACTTGAGATGAAAAACACAAATGCCATTGCTGGATTGGATACTTGCGCCCAAAACGGTCACACCGCCATGGAAGAACCGTTAGCAAACGTGGCCAAAAGTGTTGAg GCGGTACAAAAATTATTGATCGATTTGGACGTTATCGTACCGAATTGTTATTCTCCAAGCTTCATTAAAATGCGAGCCTGCGTCGTGGCAAATCTCTACCTGACTAGATCATCGCTGAAACGTATTGAAAGCAATGCCAAGCAGGTGACAGGTACCGCAGCAGTCACGTACGCGAAGACGATTATAGACGTGAGAAGTTGCATCGCGATAAATACCTCTGACGTCCGCACTTCCAGCACGAATATCATTATCTTTACCGATAATTGCATAAGAAATGCACCTAAGGACATTCTCAAGCCAACAACTAATCTATAccctttttatttatctaattttgctcttaattaa